One segment of Buteo buteo chromosome 6, bButBut1.hap1.1, whole genome shotgun sequence DNA contains the following:
- the ERG28 gene encoding ergosterol biosynthetic protein 28 homolog — protein sequence MSRFLNVLRSWLVMVSVIAAGNTLQSFRDHSFLSEKLYTASPGLVNGLQARTFGVWTLLSSVIRCLCAIDIRNRTLYYITLFTFFLALVHFLSEVFIYHTAALTIGVMAPLMVASFSILGMLIGLQYLEVEALSQNKKKN from the exons ATGAGCCGGTTCCTGAACGTGCTGCGCAGCTGGCTGGTGATGGTGTCGGTCATCGCCGCCGGGAACACCCTGCAGAGCTTCCGCGACCACAGCTTCCTCTCAGAGAAGCTGTACACCGCCAGCCCCGGCCTCG TGAACGGGCTCCAGGCTCGGACCTTTGGCGTCTGGACCCTGCTGTCATCAGTGATCCGCTGTCTCTGCGCCATCGACATCCGCAATAGGAC CCTCTATTACATCACGCTCTTCACCTTCTTTTTGGCCCTTGTTCACTTCCTCTCCGAGGTCTTCATTTACCACACTGCAGCCTTGACAATTGGAGTTATGGCACCCCTCATGGTAGCAA GTTTCTCCATCTTGGGAATGTTGATTGGGCTGCAGTACCTAGAGGTAGAAGCACTGTcgcaaaacaagaagaaaaactga